Proteins from a genomic interval of uncultured Desulfuromusa sp.:
- a CDS encoding PTS sugar transporter subunit IIA — MKISELLDPKAIVADLQAKDKPKALIELTDSLISCEPSLNRDDVITVLQERERLGSTGIGDGVAIPHGKLAGIPELKLVFGRSHSGVDFDSMDGQPAYLFFLLIAPEESVGIHLKTLARISKLLKDAAVRKKLLEASDQKAIYQVILDEEG; from the coding sequence ATGAAAATATCAGAGCTTCTTGATCCAAAGGCTATTGTTGCCGACCTTCAGGCTAAAGACAAACCGAAAGCGCTTATTGAGCTGACCGACTCGTTAATCTCATGTGAGCCTTCGTTGAACCGGGATGATGTTATTACCGTCCTTCAGGAACGGGAAAGGCTTGGTAGCACAGGGATTGGTGACGGTGTCGCAATCCCTCATGGTAAATTGGCCGGAATCCCTGAACTGAAATTAGTTTTTGGCCGCAGTCATTCCGGGGTTGATTTCGATTCGATGGACGGCCAACCGGCGTACCTGTTTTTTCTGTTGATTGCTCCCGAAGAATCGGTGGGAATTCACCTGAAGACACTGGCCAGGATCTCAAAACTCTTGAAAGATGCTGCCGTCAGAAAGAAACTTCTGGAAGCTTCTGACCAAAAGGCTATCTATCAGGTCATTCTTGATGAAGAAGGATAA